In one window of Mercurialis annua linkage group LG4, ddMerAnnu1.2, whole genome shotgun sequence DNA:
- the LOC126676989 gene encoding protein REVEILLE 8 isoform X2 translates to MIATGTSSSSAKPPPQPPPQPPQSSSTATTTTTTTATTSTSAAAAAAPPSTTSIAADSSGGKKVRKPYIITKSRESWTEEEHDKFLEALQLFDRDWKKIEDFVGSKTVIQIRSHAQKYFLKVQKNGTTAHVPPPRPKRKALHPYPQKASKNILLPLPASMAYHSSMDVCAPGYAPWDDTSMLMNTATSEIMTLQDGFTLHGAEDDLASKGASRLSENSAGGLESLSRTVPSSDMPKQGKQAPVLHGLPDFAEVYSFIGSVFDPETTGHVQKLKEMDPINFETVLLLIRNLTINLSSPDFEPM, encoded by the exons ATGATAGCCACCGGAACTTCATCTTCATCGGCCAAACCGCCGCCGCAACCTCCTCCTCAACCGCCCCAGTCATCATCTACTGCTACAACCACCACCACGACAACAGCAACTACTAGTAcatcagcagcagcagcagcagctccTCCTTCTACAACCTCCATAGCAGCCGATAGCTCAGGTGGCAAGAAGGTTAGAAAGCCTTACATCATCACCAAATCACGTGAGAGCTGGACAGAAGAAGAACACGACAAGTTCCTCGAAGCTCTTCAGCT GTTTGACCGTGATTGGAAAAAGATTGAAGATTTTGTGGGTTCAAAGACTGTGATTCAG ATACGAAGTCATGCTCAGAAGTACTTTTTGAAGGTTCAAAAGAATGGCACAACTGCACACGTTCCTCCTCCGAGGCCTAAGCGCAAAGCTTTACATCCTTATCCGCAAAAGGCATCCAAAAACA TTTTATTGCCACTCCCAGCATCGATGGCTTATCATTCCTCAATGGATGTCTGTGCACCTGGATATGCTCCTTGGGATGACACTTCCATGCTAATGAATACTGCAACAAGCGAAATCATGACATTGCAAGACGGATTTACTCTTCATGGAGCTGAAG ATGATCTTGCATCAAAGGGGGCATCGAGGTTAAGTGAGAATAGTGCTGGTGGCTTGGAGAGCCTAAGTAGAACAGTGCCAAGCTCTGATATGCCGAAACAGGGCAAACAAGCACCTGTTCTTCATG GTTTACCGGACTTTGCTGAAGTTTATAGCTTCATTGGGAGTGTCTTTGATCCAGAAACCACAGGTCATGTGCAAAAGCTCAAGGAAATGGATCCTATAAATTTTGAAACT GTTCTATTACTGATAAGGAATCTCACTATTAATTTGTCTAGTCCTGATTTTGAGCCAATG TAA
- the LOC126676989 gene encoding protein REVEILLE 8 isoform X1, translating into MIATGTSSSSAKPPPQPPPQPPQSSSTATTTTTTTATTSTSAAAAAAPPSTTSIAADSSGGKKVRKPYIITKSRESWTEEEHDKFLEALQLFDRDWKKIEDFVGSKTVIQIRSHAQKYFLKVQKNGTTAHVPPPRPKRKALHPYPQKASKNILLPLPASMAYHSSMDVCAPGYAPWDDTSMLMNTATSEIMTLQDGFTLHGAEDDLASKGASRLSENSAGGLESLSRTVPSSDMPKQGKQAPVLHGLPDFAEVYSFIGSVFDPETTGHVQKLKEMDPINFETVLLLIRNLTINLSSPDFEPMRKVLSSYDTNAITVGIAAKSQTSDISC; encoded by the exons ATGATAGCCACCGGAACTTCATCTTCATCGGCCAAACCGCCGCCGCAACCTCCTCCTCAACCGCCCCAGTCATCATCTACTGCTACAACCACCACCACGACAACAGCAACTACTAGTAcatcagcagcagcagcagcagctccTCCTTCTACAACCTCCATAGCAGCCGATAGCTCAGGTGGCAAGAAGGTTAGAAAGCCTTACATCATCACCAAATCACGTGAGAGCTGGACAGAAGAAGAACACGACAAGTTCCTCGAAGCTCTTCAGCT GTTTGACCGTGATTGGAAAAAGATTGAAGATTTTGTGGGTTCAAAGACTGTGATTCAG ATACGAAGTCATGCTCAGAAGTACTTTTTGAAGGTTCAAAAGAATGGCACAACTGCACACGTTCCTCCTCCGAGGCCTAAGCGCAAAGCTTTACATCCTTATCCGCAAAAGGCATCCAAAAACA TTTTATTGCCACTCCCAGCATCGATGGCTTATCATTCCTCAATGGATGTCTGTGCACCTGGATATGCTCCTTGGGATGACACTTCCATGCTAATGAATACTGCAACAAGCGAAATCATGACATTGCAAGACGGATTTACTCTTCATGGAGCTGAAG ATGATCTTGCATCAAAGGGGGCATCGAGGTTAAGTGAGAATAGTGCTGGTGGCTTGGAGAGCCTAAGTAGAACAGTGCCAAGCTCTGATATGCCGAAACAGGGCAAACAAGCACCTGTTCTTCATG GTTTACCGGACTTTGCTGAAGTTTATAGCTTCATTGGGAGTGTCTTTGATCCAGAAACCACAGGTCATGTGCAAAAGCTCAAGGAAATGGATCCTATAAATTTTGAAACT GTTCTATTACTGATAAGGAATCTCACTATTAATTTGTCTAGTCCTGATTTTGAGCCAATG CGGAAGGTTCTGTCATCGTATGATACGAATGCCATAACAGTGGGAATTGCTGCTAAGAGCCAAACCAGTGATATATCATGTTGA
- the LOC126676990 gene encoding uncharacterized protein LOC126676990: MDIRFFFCSSRLHKSSSPFTPLCSSPRNSQQSPDNNGDKLSTDWDKAWSSFKKQGKKTLFSQFSPNKYVTWNPRQSNYPISEEIDPIKRTERSNLELWTGPRFTLVVAILIVSFLLLYTILSPIR, encoded by the exons ATGGATATTCGCTTCTTCTTTTGCTCATCAAGATTACACAAATCTTCGTCTCCATTTACGCCTCTCTGCAGCTCACCAAGAAACTCTCAACAATCCCCTGACAATAACG GTGATAAATTGTCGACAGATTGGGACAAGGCATGGTCGAGTTTCAAGAAGCAAGGAAAAAAAACTCTCTTCTCACAATTTTCTCCGAACAAATATGTGACATGGAACCCCAGGCAGTCCAATTATCCGATATCGGAAGAGATTGATCCGATCAAGAGAACGGAGAGGTCAAATCTTGAGTTGTGGACCGGTCCAAGGTTTACTCTAGTTGTTGCCATTCTTATAGTCTCCTTTCTTTTGCTCTACACCATTCTTTCACCAATTAGGTGA